One window from the genome of Yamadazyma tenuis chromosome 7, complete sequence encodes:
- the ATP14 gene encoding ATP synthase F0 subcomplex subunit H atp14 (COG:C; EggNog:ENOG503P5GR), whose amino-acid sequence MFRQVISRRFSITPRRSNLVSDLYISNIKAFKPTPSSAKDIDSAVKAFQLPAKPTLPSEEISSDLLKDYEASEVETVVAAPAGAEPVEEDWFVFEEVAEGHH is encoded by the exons ATGTTTAGACAA GTCATTTCCAGAAGATTCTCAATCACCCCAAGAAGATCAAACTTGGTGTCTGACTTATACATTTCCAATATCAAGGCTTTCAAGCCAACTCCTTCCTCAGCTAAGGACATCGACTCGGCCGTTAAGGCTTTCCAATTACCAGCCAAGCCAACTTTGCCATCGGAAGAAATTAGCTccgacttgttgaaggacTACGAAGCTTCTGAAGTTGAGactgttgttgctgctcCAGCCGGTGCCGAACCTGTCGAAGAAGACTGGTTcgtgtttgaagaagttgctGAAGGTCACCACTAG
- the GSP1 gene encoding GTP-binding nuclear protein gsp1/Ran (COG:U; EggNog:ENOG503NW2J; BUSCO:EOG09264LKR), giving the protein MAQEVPTFKLVLVGDGGTGKTTFVKRHLTGEFEKKYIATIGVEVHPLGFHTNYGELKFDVWDTAGQEKFGGLRDGYYINGQCGIIMFDVTSRITYKNVPNWHRDLVRVCENIPVVLCGNKVDVKERKVKAKTITFHRKKNLQYYDISAKSNYNFEKPFLWLARKLVGNPQLEFVASPALAPPEVQVDANLMEKYQQEMEQAAALPLPDEDDADL; this is encoded by the coding sequence ATGGCCCAAGAAGTTCCTACTTTTAAGTTAGTGTTAGTCGGAGACGGTGGAACCGGTAAGACCACCTTTGTCAAGAGACACTTGACTGGTGAGTTTGAGAAGAAGTACATCGCCACCATCGGGGTTGAGGTCCACCCATTGGGATTCCACACCAACTATGGTGAATTAAAATTCGACGTGTGGGACACCGCCGGACAAGAAAAGTTCGGGGGATTGAGAGACGGTTACTACATCAACGGTCAATGTGGTATCATTATGTTTGATGTTACTTCTAGAATCACCTACAAGAACGTTCCAAACTGGCACAGAGATTTGGTTCGTGTTTGTGAAAACATCCCGGTTGTGTTATGTGGTAACAAGGTCGACGTCAAGGAGAGAAAGGTCAAGGCCAAGACTATCACTTTCCACAGAAAGAAAAACTTGCAGTATTACGATATTTCTGCTAAATCTAACtacaactttgaaaagcCTTTCCTTTGGTTGGCCAGAAAGTTGGTCGGTAACCCTCaattggagtttgtggctTCCCCTGCCTTGGCTCCTCCAGAAGTCCAAGTGGatgccaacttgatggaaaaATACCAGCAAGAAATGGAACAAGCTGCTGCTTTGCCATTGcctgatgaagatgatgcCGATTTATAA
- a CDS encoding uncharacterized protein (EggNog:ENOG503NVJT; COG:A) produces MSYFQQPSYQRRPSYQSYNSYAPYNGSNANSNSNLNLQHPGTVTPGTPGDYSMIPSNLMTSPAPSPQFNPISNYQSMTNLNNYNTLEQLNVSRTVILKNLNESLTLSQLLDHMDFGPIEYVKMFSKPAPKNFERTDPEIKNFNVCFISFINSKVSINFTTKYQNLHNLQTLRNALNSKHLKITLNDNKVVNNGLKDFIKLKTLNFIVEYNATRALSVLLKYSPSVPFDDLISDLKVSFKKFGDFEQFKTVDVEGFEDFESDSEIPANSNDYKVLDVQIHFHSIDSAVKCYENCFKSIQAHKKERQTASHFFIGARFTKDRCEPDPANAQSKSKTLDSSPNSENELVIMPNKGLNLQGFDSTPPKEPEDIYSDHSNLNLNSISDVDEDDDDTSYFFNFPRNNSQGSNMNLSSISYQPPSMAPHSTPYSSHIHSPYIPLQRKMSNSGVPFQSPFVSTPHINSPNMNPPNMNGFESHGYMYNPDPYNVGNRTIYLGNLHPSSTVEEIANNVRAGGLVELIKYYPEKRNCFITFIDPNIALKFYLNHQVLHQLIIHGYDITVGWAKTHARPLSRDIALAVTAGASRNVYIGIKVNNDKDGEPQESETKMNLPSEQHLRHDFSHFGEMEQINFYHNNDCVFLNFLNISDAIKLVELFEMKNEEAIGVITNDPGFYERYSNFKISFGKDRCGNPPKFSFKKKLGKSRQKIYFDDSARKQHSPNPITDEAALVFGIIKDDDSKEKESNDILEPSIEPKKPGVVADIEDSEQVKTPSKLKGKFGEEVSDAADDEDDDEDEDEDDDDEDDDISIVIGSDNTSSTTVNNIKDKHEKKKFYNNLVNTSDSFIPLKPKNGSYSNSNSNSTSNSNHNGYSGSRHKHRPAPVSVPQTPNGFMGHSHYGPPPHPMAASPYQSHPHQMSPHPHQMSPHPYPHPGQVQVHGHPGRPQYVQRSNSNYSYYQPQMPFSPQQYPMPPSPMSGGHLVFQGPPPPVQQMYYDSSPTRSSFSGSQVMAQYLAKSQSDDMFYQPHVVYDVDERRRTKK; encoded by the coding sequence ATGTCGTACTTTCAGCAGCCCTCGTACCAGCGCCGGCCTTCATACCAATCGTATAACTCATATGCTCCTTACAACGGGTCCAATGCcaattcaaattcaaaccTCAACTTACAGCACCCAGGGACGGTCACGCCGGGTACCCCTGGCGACTACTCCATGATCCcgtccaacttgatgacATCTCCTGCACCGTCTCCCCAGTTCAACCCGATTTCTAACTACCAGTCGATGACCAATCTTAATAATTATAACACTTTGGAACAGTTAAACGTATCCAGAACCGTCATCCTCAAAAATTTAAATGAATCTCTCACATTGTCTCAGTTACTCGACCACATGGACTTTGGCCCCATAGAGTACGTGAAGATGTTTTCCAAGCCTGCCCCCAAGAACTTTGAACGCACCGACCCagaaatcaagaatttCAACGTGTGTTTCATCTCATTCATTAACTCCAAGGTGtccatcaacttcaccacaaAGTACCAGAACTTGCACAACCTACAGACTTTGCGAAATGCCTTGAACTCTAAGCATTTGAAAATTACCCTTAACGACAATAAGGTGGTGAACAATGGCTTGAAGgatttcatcaaactcaaaacATTGAACTTTATTGTGGAATACAATGCCACCCGAGCGTTGTCAGTGTTATTGAAGTATTCCCCGTCTGTAccttttgatgatttgatactggacttgaaggtttcattcaagaagtttggtgaCTTTGAGCAGTTTAAAACCGTTGATGTCGAAGGATTCGAAGATTTTGAATCAGATAGTGAAATTCCAGCCAACCTGAATGACTATAAAGTTTTGGATGTGCAGATCCATTTCCACTCCATAGACTCGGCTGTAAAATGTTATGAAAACTGCTTCAAGCTGATACAGGCCCATAAGAAAGAGCGTCAAACTGCAAGCCATTTCTTCATAGGTGCTCGGTTTACCAAAGATAGGTGTGAACCTGATCCTGCCAATGCCCAGTCAAAATCCAAAACCTTGGACTCGTCTCCGAACCTGGAGAATGAGTTGGTTATAATGCCAAATAAAGGTTTAAATTTGCAAGGTTTTGATTCCACGCCTCCTAAAGAACCAGAGGACATATACTCCGATCactccaacttgaacttaaACTCTATCTCAgatgtggatgaagatgacgatgataCTTCCTACTTCTTTAACTTCCCAAGGAATAATTCTCAAGGCTCCAATATGAACTTAAGCTCCATATCCTACCAGCCTCCTTCAATGGCACCTCATTCAACACCTTACTCATCTCATATTCACTCTCCTTATATTCCGTTACAACGTAAGATGTCTAATTCAGGAGTTCCATTCCAAAGCCCATTTGTTTCCACCCCACATATCAATTCACCAAACATGAATCCACCTAATATGAATGGATTTGAGTCTCATGGTTATATGTACAACCCTGACCCTTATAACGTGGGCAACAGAACCATTTATTTGGGGAATTTACACCCACTGTCGACTGTCGAGGAGATTGCAAATAACGTGAGGGCTGGTGGGTTGGTGGAGTTAATCAAATACTATCCtgagaagagaaattgTTTTATCACCTTTATTGACCCTAATATTGCCTTAAAGTTCTACTTGAATCACCAAGTATTACACCAGTTGATTATTCATGGCTATGATATTACCGTGGGATGGGCCAAGACTCATGCTAGACCTTTATCAAGAGACATTGCCTTGGCAGTAACTGCTGGTGCTTCTAGAAATGTGTATATTGGCATCAAGGTGAATAATGATAAAGATGGTGAACCTCAAGAGCTGGAAACTAAAATGAACTTGCCAAGTGAACAGCACTTACGTCATGACTTCAGTCATTTTGGTGAGATGGAACAAATCAACTTCTACCATAACAACGATTGTGtattcttgaactttttgaatATTTCTGATGCTATCAAGCTAGTGGAATTATTTGAAATGAAGAATGAGGAGGCTATTGGGGTAATTACTAATGATCCTGGATTCTATGAGAGGTACAGCAATTTCAAAATTAGTTTCGGAAAAGATCGGTGTGGAAATCCTCCAAAGTTCAGTTTTAAGaaaaaacttggaaagtCCAGACAAAAGATTTACTTTGATGATAGTGCTAGGAAACAACACAGTCCGAATCCCATCACTGATGAAGCGGCCTTGGTTTTCGGTATCatcaaagatgatgactccaaagaaaaggagTCCAACGATATCCTTGAACCACTGATTGAACCGAAGAAGCCAGGTGTGGTGGCTGACATTGAGGACTCGGAGCAAGTGAAAACACCTAGCAAGCTCAAGGGCAAGTTTGGTGAAGAGGTCCTGGATGCAGCAGATGAcgaggatgatgatgaagacgaagatgaggacgacgacgatgaagacgacgatATCTCTATAGTCATCGGTTCGGACAACACTTCTTCTACCACGGTAAACAACATCAAGGACAAGCACGAAAAGAAAAAGTTTTACAacaatttggtcaacacTTCTGACTCGTTCATTCCTTTGAAGCCCAAGAATGGTTCATATTCCAACTCTAACTCGAATTCTACTTCAAACTCCAACCATAATGGATACTCGGGTTCTAGGCATAAACACCGTCCAGCACCAGTCTCGGTTCCTCAAACACCGAATGGATTCATGGGACATTCTCACTACGGCCCCCCACCCCATCCAATGGCAGCATCTCCATACCAATCGCATCCTCACCAAATGTCtcctcatcctcatcaaATGTCGCCTCACCCATATCCTCATCCtggccaagtccaagttcatggACATCCAGGACGTCCTCAATACGTTCAAAGATCCAACTCTAATTACAGCTACTACCAACCTCAGATGCCTTTCAGCCCCCAACAGTATCCGATGCCCCCATCTCCAATGTCAGGAGGACACTTGGTTTTCCAAGGACCACCTCCTCCAGTTCAGCAGATGTATTATGATAGCAGTCCAACCCGAAGCTCATTTAGTGGATCACAAGTGATGGCACAGTACTTGGCTAAGTCTCAATCAGATGATATGTTTTATCAGCCCCATGTGGTTtatgatgttgatgaacgGAGAAGAACCAAAAAGTGA
- a CDS encoding uncharacterized protein (COG:E; EggNog:ENOG503P158), giving the protein MSRTSSHSRISRNSSVSDYIGTGTRNGLSSSPNSISANAHTNSLNNFLSSFKRSQSFTGQNVDVLSNSSIYEEDVLEEEGTMNETTGLIRLPANKSRRGSIISSYTIITGNSTLPQTVFNSINVLIGIALLSLPYALRLSGVVIGTMMIVGCYSVTVHTARILGEILRKKPHLVTYGDIAGYAYGPGAQLAITSFFMFDITGALISLSLLFSSSFAVLFPLSESTFKVIIYTVMFFLTFVPLNYLSMSSLAGVASVFTMVVLIFICGFTTPDSPGSLINPMPINLFPTNGSVVDVLLSIGMFMAPWGGHPVFPELYKDMKHSFKYERSCGISFTFTVIVDYAIALIGLLMFGMECQDVLIKNIMSNDNYPEFVKPCFLIIMGILPMSKMPLLAKPIITTYENYFELNKEKMTIVDIVKKLSARVLYVVLSLGVSLMVKSFGKVVAFFGSSVCFALCMVFPYLFKLKILKDEISKTETIWLWSGVIFGTVIGALGTLGVVIGV; this is encoded by the coding sequence ATGTCTAGGACAAGTTCTCACTCCAGAATATCGAGAAACTCTTCGGTGTCAGATTACATTGGTACTGGCACGAGGAATGGGCTCAGCTCAAGTCCTAACCTGATCCTGGCCAACGCACATACCAATAGCCTCAATAACTTCCTTTCCTCGTTCAAACGCTCTCAATCCTTCACGGGCCAGAATGTCGATGTGTTATCGAATTCCAGCATTTATGAGGAGGACGTCTTAGAGGAAGAGGGAACTATGAATGAGACCACTGGACTTATCCGGCTTCCCGCTAATAAGAGTCGACGTGGGAGTATTATATCCAGTTATACTATCATTACTGGTAATTCGACTCTTCCTCAAACTGTATTCAATTCGATCAATGTGTTAATTGGAATCGCTTTATTGTCATTACCATACGCCTTACGACTTAGTGGTGTGGTTATAGGCACCATGATGATAGTAGGGTGCTATCTGGTGACGGTGCATACGGCTCGTATTCTTGGAGAGATATTAAGGAAGAAACCTCATTTGGTGACCTATGGTGATATTGCCGGATATGCTTACGGTCCCGGAGCCCAGTTGGCAATCACGTCCTTCTTCATGTTCGACATCACCGGAGCGTTGATTTCGTTGTCGCTTCTTTTCAGTTCCTCTTTTGCAGTTTTATTCCCATTGAGTGAGAGCACTTTCAAAGTTATCATCTATACGGTGATGTTCTTTTTGACATTTGTGCCCTTGAACTACTTGTCAATGTCCAGCTTGGCCGGTGTGGCTAGTGTATTTACgatggtggtgttgatatTCATTTGTGGTTTCACCACCCCTGATTCACCCGGATCTTTAATCAACCCAATGCCTATTAACCTATTCCCAACCAACGGGTCAGTAGTGGATGTTTTGCTCAGTATAGGGATGTTCATGGCCCCATGGGGAGGCCACCCAGTGTTTCCCGAACTCTATAAAGATATGAAACACAGTTTTAAGTATGAAAGGAGCTGTGGCATTTCTTTTACTTTCACGGTGATTGTGGATTACGCGATTGCGTTGATTGGTTTACTTATGTTTGGGATGGAATGTCAAGATGTGTTGATAAAAAACATCATGAGTAACGATAATTATCCAGAGTTTGTAAAGCCGTGTTTTTTGATTATAATGGGGATCCTACCAATGCTGAAGATGCCTCTTTTGGCAAAACCTATAATCACCACATACGAAAACTACTTtgaattgaacaaagagAAGATGACGATAGTGGACATAGTCAAAAAGCTTAGTGCCCGAGTATTGTACGTGGTACTTTCGTTGGGAGTCAGCTTGATGGTGAAGTCGTTTGGCAAAGTCGTTGCATTTTTTGGTTCTTCCGTGTGCTTTGCCTTGTGTATGGTGTTCCCCTAccttttcaaattgaagatcCTTAAAGACGAAATATCCAAGACAGAAACCATTTGGCTATGGTCTGGAGTGATTTTTGGAACCGTTATTGGAGCACTAGGGACTTTAGGAGTAGTTATAGGTGTATAA